A portion of the Streptomyces erythrochromogenes genome contains these proteins:
- a CDS encoding penicillin acylase family protein, whose protein sequence is MPHLRASDELGLARAQGRVTAFDRAWQLEVERHRAEGSSASFLGPDSVVWDRFARQSRLADTARLCYEAMEADDPATAAWVRAYVDGVNEGLADGAARDERFARTGLAPSPWEPWVPLAIWVATHILFAGFPTKLWRERVARALGDETLTLFATDGPRIAGSNGWMVPGDRTTTGAAIIAGDPHRFIEDPGVYQQIRLACPDYDVLGLAVPGVPGLAHFGHTGSAAWAITNAMSDYQDLYVERLRRGDDGAVEAFGPDGVWEPVARHTETITVAGGDDVEVEILETARGPVIVRADGDLGADAETAPATDTDSTSASAGSADGSTQTLSLRYPPRVRRDLGFAALPALLRARTVADIDRALDGWAEPVNVVHAADTEGGLLHRVAGAVPLRHGTNRLRPVPAWEPEHAWQGWAPTPAEPVQGFAVMANARGIASPLGVEFAPPHRADRIRELLSGSADWSPKAMADVHRDTHLASAEPLLALLPGFEELTPAAQELRTRLLAWDRRMEADSTDATAFSAFRTATVRRLAADPVFADLAGAPAGPAVFHPWLYLVPKIGYALEGLLTTSLVPELDRAAHVRAALEETAAAGSPDTPWSQVHRLTPWQAVPDPDAPEWPGLGGDHDCVNATSSVPGFTDLTARASAARYVWDLARREDSLWAVPLGADGVTGTPHHRDQLPLWARCELVPVVTDWTRLTKESI, encoded by the coding sequence ATCCCCCACCTGCGCGCATCGGACGAACTCGGGCTCGCCCGCGCCCAGGGCCGCGTCACCGCTTTCGACCGCGCCTGGCAGCTGGAGGTCGAACGGCACCGCGCCGAGGGCTCCAGCGCCTCCTTCCTGGGGCCGGACTCCGTCGTGTGGGACCGCTTCGCCCGCCAGAGCCGCCTCGCCGATACCGCGCGCCTGTGCTACGAGGCCATGGAGGCCGACGACCCCGCGACCGCCGCCTGGGTGCGCGCGTACGTGGACGGCGTCAACGAGGGCCTGGCCGACGGCGCCGCCCGCGACGAGCGCTTCGCCCGGACCGGCCTCGCCCCCTCCCCCTGGGAGCCGTGGGTGCCGCTGGCGATCTGGGTCGCCACGCACATCCTGTTCGCCGGCTTCCCCACCAAGCTGTGGCGCGAGCGCGTGGCCCGCGCCCTCGGCGACGAGACGCTCACCCTCTTCGCCACCGACGGCCCCCGCATCGCCGGCAGCAACGGCTGGATGGTGCCGGGCGACCGCACCACCACCGGTGCGGCGATCATCGCGGGCGACCCGCACCGCTTCATCGAGGACCCGGGCGTCTACCAGCAGATCCGCCTGGCCTGTCCGGACTACGACGTCCTGGGCCTCGCCGTCCCCGGCGTCCCCGGCCTCGCCCACTTCGGGCACACCGGCTCCGCCGCCTGGGCCATCACCAACGCGATGTCCGACTACCAGGACCTGTACGTCGAGCGGCTGCGCCGCGGCGACGACGGCGCCGTCGAGGCGTTCGGCCCGGACGGGGTCTGGGAGCCCGTCGCGCGCCACACGGAGACCATCACCGTGGCGGGCGGCGACGACGTCGAGGTGGAGATCCTGGAGACCGCCCGCGGCCCGGTGATCGTGCGCGCGGACGGCGACCTCGGCGCCGACGCCGAAACCGCCCCGGCCACCGACACCGACAGCACCTCCGCCTCCGCGGGCAGCGCCGACGGCAGCACGCAGACCCTCTCCCTGCGCTACCCGCCCCGGGTCCGCCGCGACCTCGGCTTCGCCGCCCTCCCCGCCCTGCTGCGCGCCCGCACCGTCGCCGACATCGACCGCGCCCTCGACGGCTGGGCCGAGCCGGTCAACGTCGTCCACGCCGCCGACACCGAAGGCGGCCTGCTGCACCGCGTCGCGGGTGCCGTGCCGCTGCGCCACGGCACCAACCGGCTGCGCCCCGTGCCCGCGTGGGAGCCGGAGCACGCCTGGCAGGGCTGGGCACCGACCCCCGCCGAGCCCGTCCAGGGCTTCGCCGTCATGGCGAACGCGCGCGGCATCGCCTCCCCGCTCGGCGTGGAGTTCGCGCCGCCGCACCGCGCCGACCGCATCCGCGAGCTGCTCAGCGGCTCCGCGGACTGGTCCCCGAAGGCGATGGCCGACGTACACCGGGACACGCACCTGGCATCGGCCGAACCGCTGCTCGCCCTGCTCCCCGGCTTCGAGGAGCTGACGCCGGCCGCGCAGGAGCTGCGCACCCGGCTGCTGGCCTGGGACCGGCGCATGGAGGCCGACAGCACCGACGCCACCGCCTTCTCCGCCTTCCGGACCGCGACCGTACGGCGCCTCGCCGCCGACCCCGTCTTCGCGGACCTGGCGGGAGCGCCCGCCGGACCCGCGGTGTTCCACCCGTGGCTGTACCTGGTTCCCAAGATCGGTTATGCGCTCGAAGGCCTGCTCACCACGTCCCTCGTGCCGGAGCTGGACCGTGCGGCGCACGTCCGCGCCGCCCTGGAGGAGACGGCCGCGGCAGGCTCCCCCGACACCCCGTGGTCGCAGGTCCACCGGCTGACCCCCTGGCAGGCGGTCCCCGACCCGGACGCCCCCGAGTGGCCCGGCCTCGGCGGCGACCACGACTGCGTGAACGCCACCTCCTCCGTACCGGGCTTCACCGACCTCACCGCCCGCGCGTCGGCCGCCCGTTACGTCTGGGACCTGGCCCGCCGCGAGGACAGCCTCTGGGCCGTCCCGCTGGGCGCGGACGGCGTCACCGGAACCCCCCACCACCGCGACCAGCTCCCCCTGTGGGCACGCTGCGAACTCGTCCCCGTCGTCACCGACTGGACCCGGCTCACCAAGGAATCGATATGA
- a CDS encoding GNAT family N-acetyltransferase, protein MTSAVSARQPVYTHLIEGFGTVTITPVDPAADAGLIHGWVTQERARFWGMGEASRELVQEIYEDVDRRTTHHAFIVAREGEPVALFQTYECAEDRVSECYDALPGDVGVHLLISAGEGAPQRGFSASLMEAFFSFVFSDPATRRVVAEPDARNTKAIARLERTGFVLGPEVVLPEIDLPEIYLPAKPARLAFLSAPQDR, encoded by the coding sequence ATGACCTCCGCCGTCTCCGCCCGGCAGCCCGTCTACACGCACCTCATCGAGGGCTTCGGCACCGTCACCATCACCCCGGTCGACCCGGCCGCCGACGCCGGCCTGATCCACGGCTGGGTCACGCAGGAGCGGGCCCGGTTCTGGGGCATGGGCGAGGCCAGTCGCGAACTGGTCCAGGAGATCTACGAGGACGTCGACCGCCGCACCACCCACCACGCGTTCATCGTGGCCCGCGAGGGTGAGCCGGTCGCGCTGTTCCAGACGTACGAGTGCGCCGAGGACCGGGTCAGCGAGTGCTACGACGCGCTGCCCGGGGACGTCGGCGTGCACCTGCTGATCAGCGCGGGCGAGGGCGCCCCCCAGCGCGGCTTCAGCGCGAGCCTGATGGAGGCCTTCTTCTCCTTCGTGTTCTCCGATCCGGCCACCCGGCGCGTGGTCGCCGAGCCGGACGCCCGCAACACCAAGGCCATCGCACGGCTGGAGCGCACCGGGTTCGTCCTCGGCCCGGAGGTCGTGCTCCCGGAGATCGACCTGCCCGAGATCTACCTCCCGGCCAAGCCGGCCCGCCTCGCGTTCCTCAGCGCACCGCAGGACCGCTGA
- a CDS encoding protein kinase domain-containing protein has product MTSQNLHIGPDAAADRYRLLRSIGRGGEAVLYLAEIELAGGSEPVVVKVLDSKTTITPEVFDRISQKWNEQAELLRFVHRPGVVGVREHFEGPPIHRPGESSTLTGRALVLVMNHIDGLDLRDWRAERTLAGAAERREVMRTLEQLAEVLDWLHSGKATPSGRQVVHGDLSPGNVMVDAHGQATLVDFGLSKLTADHQTAEVWFTPGYAAPEVFEGKRTPGTDRYAFGAIAYFLLSGESPPASPQQLARAMAELPQIAVLDAEQRARITALYAEEPSRRPVNLAGWMKDVRRAVVSTTTSTTSQRAAVQDSPPKPAAPPPPTVAPAAAAAPPPPAYSPTAPAGAAAAPPPTAPLTAPDPAQPAPPATEPAPAAVPEPAASVPEGYGPAYNLSPAPPAQPAPPKKKRRTGLVLGSAVTVVVLAALAVAGVKFLGDMDKGDTAASGKPGGASAPQSPAPSSASASPSTDSATDGSGPGASPTPAGSSSPHAPGQVKDSNVADLTVLSSVGGVDNFEVGSAKLNTTEYGAALLGSCYYGAAIEYDVNRAWSSLEFTAGIDDGSTVEQARLTISVDDKPAVFSELVHLGKPVTKSLDIKGALRLRIKVEEGCKGRGNAVLAAPVLKR; this is encoded by the coding sequence TTGACCAGCCAGAATCTGCACATCGGGCCGGACGCGGCAGCGGACCGCTATCGCCTGCTCAGGTCGATCGGGCGCGGCGGGGAGGCCGTGCTGTACCTCGCGGAGATCGAACTCGCCGGCGGGTCGGAGCCCGTGGTCGTCAAGGTGCTCGACTCCAAGACCACCATCACGCCCGAGGTCTTCGACCGCATCAGCCAGAAGTGGAACGAGCAGGCCGAACTGCTGAGATTCGTCCACCGGCCCGGCGTCGTGGGCGTGCGGGAGCACTTCGAGGGCCCGCCGATCCACCGGCCCGGGGAGTCGTCCACCCTCACCGGGCGGGCGCTCGTCCTCGTCATGAACCACATCGACGGGCTCGACCTGCGGGACTGGCGCGCCGAACGGACGCTCGCCGGCGCCGCCGAGCGGCGCGAGGTCATGCGGACCCTGGAGCAGCTGGCCGAGGTGCTGGACTGGCTGCACTCGGGGAAGGCCACGCCCTCCGGGCGCCAGGTCGTCCACGGCGACCTCTCCCCCGGCAACGTGATGGTCGACGCGCACGGGCAGGCCACGCTGGTGGACTTCGGCCTCAGCAAGCTGACCGCCGACCACCAGACGGCCGAGGTCTGGTTCACCCCCGGCTACGCGGCCCCCGAGGTGTTCGAGGGCAAGCGGACACCGGGCACCGACCGGTACGCCTTCGGGGCGATCGCGTACTTCCTGCTCAGCGGGGAGTCGCCGCCCGCCTCTCCGCAGCAGCTGGCCCGGGCGATGGCCGAGCTGCCGCAGATCGCGGTGCTGGACGCCGAGCAGCGGGCCCGGATCACGGCCCTCTACGCGGAGGAGCCCTCCCGGCGGCCGGTGAACCTGGCCGGATGGATGAAGGACGTACGCCGTGCCGTGGTGTCCACGACGACGTCCACGACCTCGCAGCGGGCCGCCGTCCAGGACTCCCCGCCGAAGCCGGCCGCACCTCCGCCGCCCACGGTGGCTCCGGCGGCCGCGGCGGCGCCGCCACCGCCCGCGTACAGTCCGACCGCGCCCGCCGGGGCTGCGGCGGCGCCACCGCCGACGGCGCCGCTGACCGCGCCGGATCCGGCGCAGCCCGCCCCGCCGGCGACGGAGCCCGCGCCGGCAGCCGTACCGGAACCGGCGGCCTCGGTGCCGGAGGGGTACGGGCCCGCGTACAACCTGTCCCCGGCGCCGCCCGCGCAGCCCGCCCCGCCGAAGAAGAAACGGCGGACCGGCCTGGTCCTGGGCTCGGCGGTCACCGTCGTCGTACTGGCGGCGCTCGCGGTGGCCGGCGTGAAGTTCTTGGGCGACATGGACAAGGGGGACACCGCCGCGAGCGGGAAGCCCGGCGGGGCGAGCGCGCCGCAGTCGCCGGCGCCCTCCTCGGCCTCCGCGAGCCCGTCTACGGACTCCGCCACGGACGGTTCCGGCCCCGGGGCCTCCCCGACCCCGGCGGGCTCCTCAAGCCCCCATGCCCCGGGGCAGGTCAAGGACAGCAACGTCGCCGACCTGACCGTGCTGTCCTCGGTGGGCGGCGTCGACAACTTCGAGGTCGGCTCCGCGAAGCTGAACACGACGGAGTACGGGGCGGCACTGCTCGGCAGCTGCTACTACGGCGCGGCGATCGAGTACGACGTCAACAGGGCCTGGTCCTCGCTGGAGTTCACCGCCGGCATCGACGACGGCTCGACCGTGGAGCAGGCACGGCTGACCATCTCGGTGGACGACAAGCCGGCGGTCTTCTCCGAACTGGTCCACCTGGGCAAGCCGGTCACCAAGTCCCTGGACATCAAGGGCGCCCTGCGGCTGCGCATCAAGGTGGAGGAGGGCTGCAAGGGCCGCGGCAACGCCGTCCTGGCGGCCCCCGTCCTCAAGCGCTGA
- the gatB gene encoding Asp-tRNA(Asn)/Glu-tRNA(Gln) amidotransferase subunit GatB, which translates to MTTFTELLSYEDALASFDPVMGLEVHVELGTKTKMFCGCSTELGAEPNSQTCPTCLGLPGSLPVVNAIGVESAIKIGLALNCEIAEWCRFARKNYFYPDMPKNFQTSQYDEPIAFNGYLDVQLEDGEIFRVEIERAHMEEDTGKSLHVGGATGRIHGASHSLLDYNRAGIPLIEIVTKPIEGAGERAPEVAKAYVAELREVIKALGVSEARMDKGQMRCDVNLSLRPTPESEFGTRSETKNVNSLRSVERAARFEIQRHAAVLSSGGSIVQETRHFHEEDGSTTAGRIKDNAEDYRYFPEPDLVPVAPAREWVEELRGGLPEMPRVRRNRLREEWGVSEHDMQSILNAGAVDSIVATIEEGADSAAARKWWMGELARNANEQGVVVDELPITPAQVARVAALVAAGDLNDKLARQVIEGVLAGEGTPDEVVEKRGLKVVSDEGALGAAVDEAIAGNAAIADKIRGGKIAAVGALVGAVMKTTRGQADAARVKELILERLGVSEG; encoded by the coding sequence GTGACCACCTTCACCGAACTGCTGTCGTACGAGGACGCTCTCGCCTCGTTCGACCCCGTCATGGGCCTCGAGGTCCATGTCGAGCTCGGCACCAAGACCAAGATGTTCTGCGGCTGCTCCACCGAGCTGGGCGCCGAGCCCAACTCGCAGACCTGCCCCACCTGCCTCGGTCTGCCCGGCTCCCTGCCGGTCGTCAACGCGATCGGCGTCGAGTCGGCCATCAAGATCGGTCTCGCGCTGAACTGCGAGATCGCCGAGTGGTGCCGCTTCGCCCGGAAGAACTACTTCTATCCGGACATGCCGAAGAACTTCCAGACCTCCCAGTACGACGAGCCCATCGCCTTCAACGGCTACCTGGACGTCCAGCTGGAGGACGGCGAGATCTTCCGCGTGGAGATCGAGCGCGCCCACATGGAGGAGGACACCGGCAAGTCGCTGCACGTCGGCGGCGCCACCGGCCGCATCCACGGCGCGTCCCACTCGCTGCTGGACTACAACCGCGCCGGCATCCCGCTCATCGAGATCGTCACCAAGCCCATCGAGGGCGCGGGCGAGCGGGCCCCCGAGGTCGCCAAGGCGTACGTCGCCGAGCTGCGCGAGGTCATCAAGGCGCTCGGCGTCTCCGAGGCCCGCATGGACAAGGGCCAGATGCGCTGCGACGTGAACCTGTCGCTGCGCCCGACCCCCGAGTCCGAGTTCGGCACCCGCTCGGAGACCAAGAACGTCAACTCGCTTCGCTCCGTCGAGCGTGCGGCCCGCTTCGAGATCCAGCGCCACGCCGCGGTGCTCTCGTCGGGCGGCTCGATCGTGCAGGAGACCCGGCACTTCCACGAGGAGGACGGCTCCACCACGGCCGGCCGCATCAAGGACAACGCCGAGGACTACCGGTACTTCCCGGAGCCCGACCTGGTGCCCGTGGCGCCGGCCCGTGAATGGGTCGAGGAGCTGCGCGGCGGCCTGCCCGAGATGCCGCGCGTGCGCCGCAACCGCCTCCGCGAGGAGTGGGGCGTCAGCGAGCACGACATGCAGTCGATCCTCAACGCGGGCGCGGTGGACTCCATCGTCGCCACCATCGAGGAGGGCGCCGACTCGGCCGCCGCCCGCAAGTGGTGGATGGGCGAGCTGGCCCGCAACGCCAACGAGCAGGGCGTCGTCGTCGACGAGCTGCCGATCACCCCGGCGCAGGTGGCCCGGGTCGCGGCCCTGGTCGCGGCCGGCGACCTGAACGACAAGCTGGCCCGTCAGGTCATCGAGGGCGTCCTGGCCGGCGAGGGCACCCCCGACGAGGTCGTCGAGAAGCGCGGCCTCAAGGTCGTCTCGGACGAGGGCGCGCTCGGCGCGGCCGTCGACGAGGCCATCGCGGGCAACGCGGCCATCGCCGACAAGATCCGCGGCGGCAAGATCGCCGCGGTCGGAGCCCTGGTCGGCGCGGTCATGAAGACCACCCGCGGCCAGGCCGACGCGGCGCGCGTCAAGGAGCTCATCCTGGAGCGCCTGGGCGTTTCCGAGGGCTGA
- the gatA gene encoding Asp-tRNA(Asn)/Glu-tRNA(Gln) amidotransferase subunit GatA, translated as MVDIIKLTAAETAEKIASGELTAVEVTEAHLARIDATDEKVHAFLHVDREGALAQARAVDAKRAAGEKLGPLAGVPLALKDIFTTVGIPTTVGSKILEGWIPPYDATLTRKLKEADVVILGKTNMDEFAMGSSTENSAYGPTGNPWDLTRIPGGSGGGSAAALAAFQAPLAIGTDTGGSIRQPAAVTGTVGVKPTYGGVSRYGMVAFSSSLDQGGPCARTVLDAALLHEVIAGHDPLDSTSIDAPVPPVVEAARNGSVAGMRVGVVKQFAGEGYQAGVVQRFNESVELLKELGAEIVELDCPSFDLAMAAYYLIAPSECSSNLARFDAMRYGLRVGDDGTKSAEDVTALTREAGFGDEVKRRIILGTYALSSGYYDAYYGSAQKVRTLISQDFEKSFEQVDVIVSPTTPTTAFPIGERTDDPLAMYLADLCTIPTNLAGNSAMSLPCGLAPEDGLPVGLQIIAPAMKDDRLYKVGAAVEAAFVARWGHPLLEEAPSL; from the coding sequence ATGGTCGACATCATCAAGCTCACGGCCGCCGAGACCGCCGAGAAGATCGCCTCCGGCGAGCTCACGGCCGTCGAGGTGACCGAGGCCCACCTGGCCCGCATCGACGCCACCGACGAGAAGGTCCACGCCTTCCTGCACGTGGACCGCGAAGGGGCGCTCGCCCAGGCCCGCGCCGTCGACGCCAAGCGCGCGGCCGGCGAGAAGCTCGGCCCGCTGGCCGGCGTGCCCCTCGCCCTCAAGGACATCTTCACCACCGTCGGGATCCCGACCACCGTCGGCTCGAAGATCCTCGAAGGCTGGATCCCGCCCTACGACGCCACCCTGACGCGCAAGCTGAAGGAAGCCGACGTCGTCATCCTCGGCAAGACCAACATGGACGAGTTCGCCATGGGGTCCTCCACCGAGAACAGCGCCTACGGTCCCACCGGCAACCCCTGGGACCTCACCCGCATCCCCGGCGGCTCCGGCGGCGGCTCCGCAGCGGCCCTCGCCGCCTTCCAGGCCCCGCTCGCCATCGGCACGGACACCGGCGGCTCCATCCGCCAGCCCGCCGCCGTCACCGGCACGGTCGGCGTGAAGCCCACGTACGGCGGCGTCTCGCGCTACGGCATGGTCGCCTTCTCCTCCTCCCTCGACCAGGGCGGTCCCTGCGCCCGTACGGTCCTGGACGCGGCTCTGCTGCACGAAGTGATCGCCGGGCACGACCCGCTCGACTCCACCTCCATCGACGCCCCGGTCCCGCCGGTCGTCGAGGCCGCCCGCAACGGCTCGGTCGCCGGCATGCGCGTCGGTGTCGTCAAGCAGTTCGCGGGCGAGGGCTACCAGGCCGGCGTCGTCCAGCGCTTCAACGAGTCGGTGGAGCTCCTCAAGGAGCTCGGCGCCGAGATCGTCGAGCTGGACTGCCCGTCCTTCGACCTCGCGATGGCCGCGTACTACCTGATCGCGCCGTCCGAGTGCTCCTCGAACCTGGCCCGTTTCGACGCCATGCGCTACGGCCTGCGCGTCGGCGACGACGGCACCAAGTCCGCCGAGGACGTCACCGCCCTGACCCGCGAAGCCGGCTTCGGCGACGAGGTCAAGCGCCGCATCATCCTCGGCACGTACGCGCTCAGCTCCGGCTACTACGACGCGTACTACGGCTCCGCCCAGAAGGTCCGCACGCTGATCTCGCAGGACTTCGAGAAGTCCTTCGAGCAGGTCGACGTGATCGTCTCCCCGACGACCCCGACCACCGCCTTCCCCATCGGCGAGCGCACTGACGACCCCCTCGCCATGTACCTCGCCGACCTGTGCACCATCCCGACCAACCTGGCCGGCAACTCCGCCATGTCGCTGCCCTGCGGCCTGGCACCGGAGGACGGTCTCCCGGTCGGGCTCCAGATCATCGCCCCGGCGATGAAGGACGACCGGCTCTACAAGGTCGGTGCCGCCGTGGAGGCGGCCTTCGTCGCACGCTGGGGTCACCCGCTGCTTGAGGAGGCACCGTCCCTGTGA
- the gatC gene encoding Asp-tRNA(Asn)/Glu-tRNA(Gln) amidotransferase subunit GatC, with translation MPGITREEVVHLARLARLELSSNELDHFAGQLDDIIGAVARVSEVADQDVPPTSHPLPLTNVMRADEVRPSLTPEQALSGAPAQEQQRFKVPQILGED, from the coding sequence ATGCCTGGCATTACGCGCGAGGAGGTCGTCCACCTCGCACGGCTGGCGCGCCTTGAGCTGTCCAGCAACGAGCTGGATCACTTCGCCGGACAGCTCGACGACATCATCGGCGCGGTCGCCCGCGTCTCCGAGGTCGCCGACCAAGACGTCCCGCCGACCTCCCACCCGCTGCCGCTGACGAACGTCATGCGCGCGGACGAGGTCCGTCCGTCGCTCACCCCCGAGCAGGCGCTCTCCGGTGCTCCCGCCCAGGAGCAGCAGCGTTTCAAGGTGCCGCAGATCCTGGGGGAGGACTAA